The proteins below come from a single Syntrophales bacterium genomic window:
- a CDS encoding iron chelate uptake ABC transporter family permease subunit: MTYKVVTFPRVIKICILLLVVFLAVVVVSMLVGTARIGIITGLKGLLYGWYEGCSVLTPSEKTIIFSIRFPRIIFAGIVGASLSTAGVVFQALLRNPLADPYILGISGGSAVGAITGMIIGASVVPFGITGLAFLGAVLTVILVFGIAKTGRELQSNTLLLAGVIVNAFFAAIIMFLISTSRNAQLHNIMFWLMGDLSLSTSAEIILTGFFSITGFIAIYIYSRPMNLIVTGEETAMQLGVNVERTKKILFLVASLVTGVAVSVSGIIGFVGLIIPHIMRMMLGSDHRLLLPASFLFGASFLAIADTIARTVISPTELPVGVITALCGAPYFIYLLRRRAV; the protein is encoded by the coding sequence ATGACCTATAAAGTTGTAACGTTTCCAAGAGTGATTAAAATCTGCATTCTGTTACTGGTTGTTTTTCTTGCTGTTGTGGTTGTGTCGATGCTCGTGGGAACAGCCAGAATTGGTATAATTACCGGACTTAAAGGGCTTTTGTACGGCTGGTATGAAGGGTGCTCCGTATTAACACCATCGGAGAAAACCATCATTTTTTCCATCCGTTTTCCGCGAATCATATTTGCCGGCATTGTCGGCGCATCCCTTTCCACTGCCGGTGTTGTATTCCAGGCCCTTCTTCGGAACCCCCTGGCAGATCCATATATACTCGGGATTTCCGGTGGTTCAGCTGTCGGGGCAATCACGGGTATGATCATCGGTGCCAGCGTTGTCCCATTCGGCATAACAGGTCTGGCATTCTTAGGTGCCGTTCTGACCGTTATTCTCGTCTTTGGAATTGCTAAAACGGGGCGTGAACTCCAGTCCAACACACTCCTTTTGGCCGGAGTCATCGTGAATGCTTTTTTTGCCGCCATTATAATGTTTTTAATCTCTACCAGCAGAAATGCACAACTTCACAATATCATGTTCTGGCTTATGGGGGATCTCAGTCTTTCCACCAGCGCAGAGATAATCCTCACAGGTTTCTTTTCGATTACAGGATTTATAGCCATTTACATATATTCAAGGCCGATGAATCTGATTGTGACCGGGGAAGAAACGGCGATGCAATTAGGCGTCAATGTGGAAAGAACAAAAAAGATACTCTTTCTTGTCGCATCTCTTGTCACCGGAGTAGCGGTGTCGGTCAGCGGAATCATCGGGTTTGTCGGTCTGATTATCCCGCACATCATGAGGATGATGCTCGGTTCCGACCACAGGCTTTTGCTGCCGGCGTCTTTTCTTTTTGGTGCATCTTTTCTTGCTATTGCTGACACCATAGCAAGGACAGTAATTTCTCCCACCGAATTGCCGGTGGGGGTTATTACCGCTCTATGCGGTGCCCCATATTTCATATATCTCTTACGGAGGAGGGCTGTCTGA